The genomic interval AAGGTCGGCGTGCCGAACGAGGGCGTGTACGACGCGTACGAAGACCTCGTCTCGCGCGCCCGGAACTACCAGCCGGACGCGACCGTGCTCGGCGTGCAAGTGCAGGAACTCGTGGACACCGACCGCGGGACGGAGACGATTCTCGGCGTGAACCGCGACCCCCAGTTCGGGCCGCTCGTCCTGTTCGGATTGGGCGGGATTTTCGTGGAGGTGATGGAGGACACGACCGTTCGGGTCGCGCCCGTGAGCGAGCGCGAGGCCGACGGAATGCTCTCCGACATCCATGCCGCGCCGCTCCTCCGCGGGGCGCGCGGCCGCGAACCCGCTGACCTCGACGCGCTCCGCGAGAGCATCGAACGACTCAGCCAGCTCGCGACCGACTTCCCGGCGATACTCGAACTGGACATCAACCCACTCGTGGCGACGGCCGACGGCGTGCAGGCCGTGGACGTCCGCCTCACCATCGACCCAGACGACCTATGACGACGACACTACTCGCATCGACGGCGGACAGCACCGGAAAGACCGCGGTGGCGCTCGCGCTCGCGCGCGCCGCACAAGACCGCGAGCGAACCGTGGGGTACATGAAGCCGCTCGGCACCCACCTACAGAGCAACGTCGGGAAGACGCTCGACCCCGACCCGTTGCTCGCGCGGGACGTGCTCGGCCTCGACACCGAAGTCCACGACATGGAGCCGGTCGTGTACTCGCCGACGTTCGTGGACGGCGTGCTCCGCGGCCGCGAGGACGCGGACGAACTCCGCGAGCGCGTCCGGGAGGCCTACGACGACATCAGCGCGAGCGCGGACGACGTGTTCGTCGAGGCCGCTGGCACGCCGAGCACGGGCCGCGCCGCCGGCCTCGCGCCGCCCGCGCTCGCCGACCTCCTGGACGCCCGCGTCGTCCTCGTCTCCGACTACACGGAATCCCGGGACGTGGACGGCGTGCTGGACGCGGTTGACCGCTACGGCGACCGCCTCGCGGGCGTGCTGTTCAACCGCGTCACGGACGCCGCGCTCGATAGCCTGGACGCGGACGCCGCGGCCTTCCTCGAATCCCGGGACGTGCCCGTGCTCGGCGCGGTTCCCCGCGTGCCCGAACTCGCGGGCGTCACCGTCGCCGACCTCGCCGCCGAACTCGGCGCGCGCACCGTCACGGACGCCGACACCGACGCGCTCGTGGAGCGCTTCCTCGTCGGCGCGATGAGCGGCGAATCCGCGCTCCGGCACTTCCGCCGCGCCACGAACGCCGCCGTCGTCACCGGGGGCGACCGCGCGGACGTGCAGACCGCCGCGCTCGACGCGCCCGGCGTCGAAGCGCTCGTCCTCACGGGCGGCCACGAACCCGCGGGGGCCGTGCTCGGGAAGGCCGCGGACGCCGGCGTTCCCGTCCTCACCGTCACCACGGACACGCTCCGCACTGTCGAACGCCTCGAAGCCGTGCTCGGCGGCGGGCACGTCCGGAACGCCGCGACCGTCGAGCGCATGAGCGGCCTGCTCGCCGAGCACGCCGACCTCGACGCCCTCCTCGGGTAGCCCGTCCGTCTCTTTTATCCGGGTGGTGGCGCTATCGGGAGTATGGACTGGTACGCGCTCTCCACGCTCGACAACGCGCTCGACGAGACGCGAAGCCTCCTCACGCCCGTCCAGGTGGGCGTCTGGCTCCGACTGGCGGTCGTCGCGGTGTTCGCGGGCGGCGCGACCGGCACCCGGAACGTCTCCGTCTTCGTCGAGGCGGTGCCGACGTGGGGCGTGCGGGACGCGCTCGAAACCGCGCCGCGGCTCGCGGTGCTCGTCGCTATCGCGCTCGCGCTGTTCGTCGTGCTCGGGTTCGTCGGCTCCGTGATGGAGTTCGTGCTCGTCTCGGCGCTCCGCACGCGCACCGTCGGCCTCCGCGGGCAGTTCGCCGCCGCGCTCGCGCCCGGCCTCCGCCTCTTCGGGTTCCGGGCCGCGCTCGGCGCGCTCGCGCTCGTCCCCGTCTCGGCCGTCGTCGCCCTCATCGTCGTCGCGCTCGGCACGGAGTCGGTCGCGCTCGCCGTCGTCGCCGTCGTCCTCGTCCCCGTCGCGGGCGTGCTCGCGCTCGCCGCGTTCGTCGCGAGCGCCGCCACCACGTCGTTCGTCGTGCCGCTGATGCAGGACGGAGACCTGGGCGTGCTCGACGGCTGGCGGGCGTTCTGGCCGACCCTGCGCGGGGAACTCCGGCAGTTCGTCGCGTACGCCGCGGTGCGGTTCGGTCTCTCCGTGCTCGCGGGCGTGCTGACGAGCATCGTCGCGGGCGCGTTCGCCGTCCCGGTCGCGCTCGCGTTCGCCGGCCTCGCGCTCACCGGCGTCGCCACCGCCGTCCTCGTCGCCGTCGGCGCGCTCGCGCTCCTCCTCGCGCTCGCGCTCCTCGTCGCCGTGCAGGTGCCGGTGACGACCTACCTCCGGTATCACTCCCTGCTCGTGCTGGACGCCTCGGATGCCGAGTTCCGGCTTCGGTAACGCCTATCAGCGCGCGGGGAGAACGACCGGTGTGTTCCCCGACATCGAGTACCTGGAGTGGATTATCGGTCGGCCCGAGGTGGCGATGTACGACCTCGGGACGAGCGACCTCCGCGGCGACCGCGACCGCGGCGGCGAAATCGTTCCCGCGCCCCTCGAAGACCTGGACGACCCGCCGACGGGCGCGAGCCTGGAGATGCAGATCGCGGGCGAGTACGGCGTCGAACCCGAGCAAGTCCTCGTGACCGGCGGCGCGACGCAGGCGAACTTCCTCGCGGCCGCGGCCGCGCTCGACACGGACACCGAGGGCGACGCGGACGCGGCGGGCGCGCGCGTGCTGGTGGAGAAACCGGGCTACGAGCCGCTCGTGGCGTCGCCCGCGGCGCTCGGCGCGCACGTCGACCGGTTCCTCCGGGACGACGACTACGCGCTCGCCCCGGACCGCGTGGAGAACGCGCTCGCGCCCGAGACAGCGCTCGTGACGGTGACGAACCGCCACAACCCCTCGGGGCGGCTGACCGACCGGGAGACGCTCGCGGAGACCGCGGCGGTCGCGCGCGAGGGCGGCGCGCGGTTGCTCGTGGACGAAGTGTACGCGCCCTACCTCCCGGAGGCGGGCGACGGACCGTTCGGCGGGCCGAGCGCGGTGGACTTCGAGGACGCCGTCGTGACGGGGTCGCTGACGAAGTTCTTCGGCCTGGGCGACCTCCGCATCGGCTGGGTCGTCGCGGACGAGGCGTTCGTCGAGCGCGCGCGCTCCATCAGCCACCACTTCCACGCCGTCTCCGGGCCGAGTCGGACGCTCGCGATGCGCGCGTTCCACAACCGCGAGCGGCTCGCGGAGCGCTCGCGGACGCTGCTCGGGGAGAACGCCGAGTTGCTCGCGGAGTTCGTGTCGAGCCGCGACGACCTCGCGGGGTCGGTCGCGCCCGGGAGCACGTTCGC from Salarchaeum japonicum carries:
- a CDS encoding pyridoxal phosphate-dependent aminotransferase; translated protein: MFPDIEYLEWIIGRPEVAMYDLGTSDLRGDRDRGGEIVPAPLEDLDDPPTGASLEMQIAGEYGVEPEQVLVTGGATQANFLAAAAALDTDTEGDADAAGARVLVEKPGYEPLVASPAALGAHVDRFLRDDDYALAPDRVENALAPETALVTVTNRHNPSGRLTDRETLAETAAVAREGGARLLVDEVYAPYLPEAGDGPFGGPSAVDFEDAVVTGSLTKFFGLGDLRIGWVVADEAFVERARSISHHFHAVSGPSRTLAMRAFHNRERLAERSRTLLGENAELLAEFVSSRDDLAGSVAPGSTFAFLDPANADGNALAERAWENGLLVVPGRFFGDSERVRVSLGLAPNEMAAALDTFGDVLDRFR
- a CDS encoding DUF7544 domain-containing protein — encoded protein: MDWYALSTLDNALDETRSLLTPVQVGVWLRLAVVAVFAGGATGTRNVSVFVEAVPTWGVRDALETAPRLAVLVAIALALFVVLGFVGSVMEFVLVSALRTRTVGLRGQFAAALAPGLRLFGFRAALGALALVPVSAVVALIVVALGTESVALAVVAVVLVPVAGVLALAAFVASAATTSFVVPLMQDGDLGVLDGWRAFWPTLRGELRQFVAYAAVRFGLSVLAGVLTSIVAGAFAVPVALAFAGLALTGVATAVLVAVGALALLLALALLVAVQVPVTTYLRYHSLLVLDASDAEFRLR
- a CDS encoding phosphotransacetylase family protein; translated protein: MTTTLLASTADSTGKTAVALALARAAQDRERTVGYMKPLGTHLQSNVGKTLDPDPLLARDVLGLDTEVHDMEPVVYSPTFVDGVLRGREDADELRERVREAYDDISASADDVFVEAAGTPSTGRAAGLAPPALADLLDARVVLVSDYTESRDVDGVLDAVDRYGDRLAGVLFNRVTDAALDSLDADAAAFLESRDVPVLGAVPRVPELAGVTVADLAAELGARTVTDADTDALVERFLVGAMSGESALRHFRRATNAAVVTGGDRADVQTAALDAPGVEALVLTGGHEPAGAVLGKAADAGVPVLTVTTDTLRTVERLEAVLGGGHVRNAATVERMSGLLAEHADLDALLG